Genomic window (Bacillus vallismortis):
TCCTCCAATATTTTGCCCTTTTCAAGATAATGGATTTTGAAAAATAAGAAAATTAGCTATGAAAAATGGTATGATCTAGGTAGAAAGGACGGCTGGTGCTGTGGTGAAAAAGCGGTTCCATTTTTCTCTGCAAACAAAAATAATGGGGCTGATTGCGGCTCTGCTGGTTTTTGTCATTGGTGTGCTGACCATTACGTTAGCCGTTCAGCATACACAGGAAGAACGAAGACAGGCTGAGCAGCTTGCGGTTCAGACGGCGAGAACCATTTCCTATATGCCGCCGGCTAAAGAGCTTATTGAGAGAAAAGGCGGACATGCGGCAGAGGCGCAAGAGGTCATTGAACAAATGAAAGAACAGACTGGCGCTTATGCTATTTATATTTTAGATGAAAAAGGAGGCATTCGGAGCGCCTCGGGCAAAAACGGCCAAAAGAAGCTGGAGCGCAGCAGAGAAATTTTGTTTGGCGGCTCACACGTTTCTGAAACAAAAGCGGATGAACGGCGGGTGATCAGAGGGAGCGCCCCGATTATGAAAGAACAGAAGGGATACAGCCAAGTGATCGGCAGCGTATCTGTTGATTTTCTGCAAACGGAGACAGAGCAAAGCATCAAAAAACATTTGAGAAATTTGAGTGTGATCGCTGTGCTTGTGCTGCTGCTTGGATTTGCCGGTGCCGCCGCGCTGGCGAAAAGCATCAGGAAGGATACGCTTGGCCTTGAGCCGCATGAGATCGCGTCTCTTTATCGGGAGAGGAATGCAATGCTTTTCGCGATTCGAGAAGGGGTTATTGCTACCAATCGGGAAGGCGTCGTCACGATGATGAACGTGTCGGCTGCTGAGATGCTGAAGCTTCCCGAGCCTGTGATCCATCTTCCTATTGATGATGTCATGCCGGGCGCCGGGCTGAAGAATGTGCTTGAGCAAGGAGAGATGCTGCCGAACCAGGAGGTAAGTGTCAACGATCAAGTCTTTATTATCAATACGAAAGTGATGACTCAAGGCGGGCAGGCGTATGGGATTGTCGTCAGTTTCCGGGAGAAAACAGAGCTGAAAAAACTGATCGACAAACTGACAGAGGTCCGCAAATATTCAGAGGATCTTAGGGCTCAGACCCATGAATTTTCAAATAAGCTTTACGCGATCTTAGGGCTGCTTGAGCTTGGGGAGTATGATGAAGCCGTTGATCTGATTAAAGAAGAATACACGATACAAAATGAACAGCATGATATATTATTCCAGAACATCGATTCACAGCAGGTACAGGCGATTTTGCTGGGGAAAATGGGCAAAGCTTCGGAAAAAAAGGTCAAGCTGGCTATCGATGATAACAGCTCGCTCGCGCCTCTTCCTGCACATATCGGCTTATCCCATCTCATTATGATTATCGGGAACCTAATTGATAACGCTTTCGAAGCTGTAGTCGATCAAAGCGTGAAGGAGGTATTGTTTTTCATCACGGATATAGGGCATGACATTGTCATCGAAGTATCGGACACAGGGCCCGGTGTGCCGCCCGATAAGATGGAAGCT
Coding sequences:
- a CDS encoding sensor histidine kinase, producing MVKKRFHFSLQTKIMGLIAALLVFVIGVLTITLAVQHTQEERRQAEQLAVQTARTISYMPPAKELIERKGGHAAEAQEVIEQMKEQTGAYAIYILDEKGGIRSASGKNGQKKLERSREILFGGSHVSETKADERRVIRGSAPIMKEQKGYSQVIGSVSVDFLQTETEQSIKKHLRNLSVIAVLVLLLGFAGAAALAKSIRKDTLGLEPHEIASLYRERNAMLFAIREGVIATNREGVVTMMNVSAAEMLKLPEPVIHLPIDDVMPGAGLKNVLEQGEMLPNQEVSVNDQVFIINTKVMTQGGQAYGIVVSFREKTELKKLIDKLTEVRKYSEDLRAQTHEFSNKLYAILGLLELGEYDEAVDLIKEEYTIQNEQHDILFQNIDSQQVQAILLGKMGKASEKKVKLAIDDNSSLAPLPAHIGLSHLIMIIGNLIDNAFEAVVDQSVKEVLFFITDIGHDIVIEVSDTGPGVPPDKMEAVFQRGFSSKGMKRGYGLANVKDSVHELGGWIELANQKTGGAVFTVFIPKEKQRGNPFDSHRDCGG